TTCCAATCCTCTGTCTTTGGCCGCCGCTGAATTGATGCGGATAGCGCTTGGCATGGTAGCTGCTGAGGCCGACAACCTCAAGCATCTCCCTTACCCTCCGTTTACGCTCTTCCTTATTGCCGATTCCGTGGACAATGAGAGGCTCCTCCAAAATCTGCTCAACTGTATGGCGCGGATTTAAGGAAGCAAAAGGATCCTGGAATACCATCTGCATTTCCTTTCTCATTTTGCGCATTTCCGCCGAGTTGAGGGCAGTCAGATCCTTGCCTTCAAAAACTACTTTTCCCTCTGTTGGTTCTATCAGGCGCATCAGCATTCTGCCCGTGGTTGATTTGCCGCATCCTGATTCACCGACCAATCCAAGCGTTTCACCTTTATTGACGAAGAAGCTGATATCGTCAACCGCTTTCACATCGCCTTGTTTTCTTCCAAACAGACCGCCGGATACTGGAAAATACTTTTTTAACTGATTAACTTCCAACAGCACTTCGGTCATTAATGACACCCCCAGACTCATGCAGGAAACAGCGCACCGTATGCTGTTCTGCTTTTTCGACATTGTAAAGCGGAGGACTTTCCGTTATGCAGCGGTCATGGACAAATTCACAGCGCGCTGCAAAACGGCATCCAGTCTTGATGGAGCCCGGTTTTGGGACATTTCCCGGTATGGAATATAGACGCTCCTTCTTTTCTCTTACATCAGGCACTGATTGAAGTAGTCCCTGGGTATAAGGGTGCTTTGGGTTTTTGAATATCTCTTCTACCGGAGCCTCTTCCACTATTTTCCCTGCATACATAACAATTACCCGTTCACAGACTTCAGCTACTACCCCTAAATCATGTGTGATCATAATAATAGCTGTATCCAGTTTTTCATTTAGATTCTTCATTAAAGATAGAATTTGGGCCTGGATTGTAACGTCTAAAGCGGTCGTCGGCTCATCCGCGATCAAAAGGCGCGGATGGCAGGACAAAGCCATGGCAATCATTACCCTTTGCCTCATTCCCCCTGAGAGCTGATGGGGGTATTCCTTCATAATCTGCTCTGCCCTTGGCAGTCCAACAAGCTTCAGCATTTCAACTGCCTGCTGGCTCGCGGCTTTCTTTTTTAATTTTTTATGTAATTTGATTCCTTCTACCAGCTGATCTCCAATTGTAAATAAAGGATTTAATGAAGTCATCGGCTCCTGGAAAATCATAGCCACTTCATTGCCTCTTAATTCACGCATTCTTTTTTCTGATGCATTAACAAGATCTTCTCCATCCAAGAGGATTTCGCCGCCCGTAATTTTTCCCGGGGGCTGTGGAATCAGCTTCATAATGGAGAGTGATGTAACACTCTTTCCACAGCCCGATTCACCTACAATTCCAAGAATTTCACCCTTGTTAACCGAGAAGCTGATATCGTCCACGGCGGGAACTTCTCCATCTGAAGAAAAAAGGAAGTCCTCAGCTGCTTTACATCTAAAACTGGAGCTTGAGTCACACGGATACTCCTTTCTTGAACGTCCTTTTCTATGAAATGGGACATTTTTAACAATATTGGACCTTAGGTCACTATCTTTTTTTCATTCTATAAAAAAAGATTGGTTAAGTCTACTCATTTTTCTAAATTATTTAAATATAGTAAACATTATATATTTTTAGACATGATTTTGTAAGTAATATCCTACTAATATTTATGAAAAAGATGGAGATTAATGACCGTTATTTGCCGGCAGCAGTTTTAACACTATAGTAATTTAACGCATTGCTATAAAAAAGCGCACAATAAAGCCGGCCCTGTAATAGAGCCGGCTTTTAAACCTAATTTTCAAGCTGCTGAACTTGAAAAAGCTTATAATAATTACCTTGTTTTTTCATTAATTCCTCATGGCTTCCAGCTTCAGAAATTTCACCATGCTCTATCAGGATAATTCTATCCGCATGAGTGATGGTGGAAAGGCGATGAGCCACGATAAAAGTCGTGCGGTCTTTAGCCAATTTTTCTAATGCTTCCTGTATCAGATGTTCACTCTCTAAATCAAGGGCTGAAGTGGCTTCATCCAGCACAAGGATCGGCGGGTTTTTCAAAAAAATTCTCGCAATGGCGATCCGCTGCTTTTGCCCTCCCGAGAGCTTCACACCGCGCTCGCCTACCTTGGTATCATAACCTTCAGGCAAATTCATAATAAATTCGTGGGCATTGGCAGCCTTGGCAGCTTCTATTACTTCATCCTCGTTGGCATCGGGTTTGCCGAGAAGAATGTTTGTTTTAACCGATTCGCTGAACAAAATATTATCCTGAAGCACCATGCCAATTTTATCGCGAAGGCTCCTTACCTTAAATGAACGGATATCAGTGCCATCAAGCAGGATTCTGCCTTCGTTGACATCATAAAAACGCGGAATCAGCCCTACTAATGAGGATTTCCCTCCTCCGCTCATCCCAACAAGGGCAATTGTCTCCCCTGCTGATACATCAAGATTTATTTTCTTTAATACTGGAGGCTCATTCTCATTGTAAGAAAAGCTTACTTCTTCAAATTGGATATGCCCTTTAACATTCCGGCATTGGATTGCATCAGAAGAATCGTCTATATCATATTTCTCATCAATTAATTCGAATACTCGATCCATGGATGCTATCGATTGAGTTAAGGTTGTTGATGAGTTAACAAGCCGTCTCAGCGGGCCGTACAATCTATCTATATAAGCGACAAACGCCATCATGACACCGAGAGAAATTTCCCCCTGGATAACCTGGTATCCTGAATAGCCAATTACTAAAAGCGGTGAAATATCTGTAATGGTGTTAACAACTGCAAATGCCTTTGCGTTCCACTTCGTATGGTCGATCGCTTTTGTCAGGAAATTTTTATTTTGCGCATCAAATTGGGTTTGCTCATAATCTTCAATTGCAAAGCTTTTAACAACTGCCATCCCCTGAACACGTTCATGCAGATAGCCCTGTACTTCTGCAAGAGCCTGAGAACGGGCCCTTGTCAGCTTTCTGAGGTTCCCAAAAAAGTATTTGACTGAAAAAGCATAAAATGGAAATAAAAGCAGAGACACAATCGTCAACGTAACATCCATATTCAGCATAATGACAACTGCTATTAAAATAGTTGCCACATCAAGCCATAAATTCATTAAACCGGTTACTACGAATGTTTTGGTTTGCTCAACATCATTTATGACCCTGGAGATGACTTCCCCTGTTCTTGTATTTGCATAGAACCGGAAGCTTAGCTTTTGAATGTGGGTAAAAAGCTTATCCCGGATATCATATAGAATTTTGCTTGCCACCCATTGGGCAAAGTATTGGCGGTAATACTCAATTGGCGGACGGGCGATGACAAATAAAGCAATCATCACAGCCATAACCATTAAAAGTGTGCTGGTCTTATCGCTTTGGCTTAATGCCTCATTGCCAATAATATCATCAATTACATACTTAATCAGAAGCGGAATCAAAAGTGGAATGGCAAATTTAATGATGCCTATTATAATGGTTCCGATAATCTGAAGCCGATACGGCTTTACGAATTTCAAATATCTCTTTATACTGTCCAACCGGATCGCTCCCCTCTCTTCATCATGCAGCTTTTTTATTTTGGACTATCAGCCGATATTTCCAATTATTTTTTTAAACTTACCCCTAAACCTGGTAATCATGCAGATCTGGACAAAAATAAAAACCTGCTGACTCAAGGTCCAACAGGCGTTTTTTCGGCATTCAGCCATTTTTTAGCGTCTGTAAGTAAGATAACGTTCATACCATATATCAATAAAGTCGGGTGCAAAAGGTCCTTTTCTCTGACGGATCCAATGGATGAGATTGTCAACATTCGATTTAAGGATGCTGTCAATTACATCGGGATAATTCATCTCCTGACGGTGCCGTTCATACTCATCTTCGTCAAGCAGATTGAATGTCATATCCGGATACACTTTAATATCAAGATCATAATCAATATACTTTAACGCTTCTCCGTCAAAAATGAATGGTGAACTGATATTGCAGTAATAATAAACACCATCTTCCCGAATCATTCCAATCACATTAAACCAGTGCTGTGAATGGAAATAACAAATGGCTGGCTCTCTTGTCACCCATGTTCTTCCGTCAGATTCTGTTACGATTGTCCGGTCATTTCCGCCAATCACTAAATTTTGTGTCCCTTTTAATACGGTTGTTTCCTCCCAGACGCGGTGGATATGCCCATTATGTTTATAGCTGTGTATTTGCATTGGTTCGCCTTCGATGGGTACCGCCATTTTTTTCCCCTACTTTCCATTCCGGAAGCTTTGCAACCTGAAAATACTTTTTTTGGCGCCATTTAATAGGCGTCCTCCCCTTCATGCCGGCGTTTACTGCACAGCATGACTCAATACTATCCAAAAGAAAAAGGCAACAAAGTACGATTCCTGTTTTCTACTATTATAACGGTAAAAGGAAATTTTTAAAACAAAGAGCCATTGAAATGTATCAACGGCTTTAAAAAAAGGATATATAGCTGATTTTATAGGTATAGAAGAACAGATGGATTTAGGGAAGGAAAGTTATTTTTAAACAGTTACATTTACTTCCTGATAGGAGCGGATGACCTCTTCGGTCTGTTCCTCAAATATACGATGAATTTCTTTCAGTTCTTCTTTCATCCTTGCAATCTCATACTGTACACTTTCAAGCTCCGTTTCCTGCTGAATTGCCTTCAATTCTTCTTCAATCTCTTGGCAGCGTTCCAATTCACTTTGAAGATAAAGAAGCTTTTCCATCGTTTTCATCTGTTCTGAAACTAAACTGTTAAAGTTCTCCATGTTTGTTTCACCGTCCCCATTATTTTTCCTATCTTTATATTTCGATGCACCTTTTTTTAACCCTTTGACTAGTTATGTTGACTTTATGGAAGTTTTGTCGAAGTGATGACCAGAGATAAAAAATTGACTGGGGACTTTAATTCTAATCCGCACAAAAAAGAAGAAACCGCCCTTTCCATTTAAAAGGCGGTTTCTTTCTTTAAATGTTATTAGCGGCTTTGTTTGCCGGCATTTTGACCTTTACGAGCTTCAGCTTGCTGGTTTTGCTGTCTTACTTCAGCAGCGTTTGTTTCGCTGGCAAATTCAGTTCCGAATTGGCCTTGTCCAGCAGATTGTGCGTTTTGTTGTCTCACTTCTTGAACGTTAGTTCCAGCTTGAGTTTGGTTTGGTTGTTTAGCCATTATAATCACCTCCACGCTCATTAATTTAACCGAGAGCGGAGGAAACTATCCAACTTTTTTAAATACCAAAGATATCCATTTTCTCATTAAACAAGCAGTGAAATGCCTCCATCCACAATAATCGTTTGGCCGCGGATCATGCTGGAATCCTCACTTATCAAAAACATTACTGTATTAACCATATCTTCAATTTCCACCATACGCCCTGCAGGAGTTTTGGTCTTTGCTTCTTCGAGAAGCTCTGCACGGTTAGGGAAATGTTTTAAAGCTTCAGTATCAACTGCACCGCCTGAAACAGCGTTTACGACGATATTTTTGGGAGCCAGTTCAATAGCCAAGTAGCGTGTCAATGCTTCTAATGCGGCTTTTGAAACCCCCACAGTCGTATAGTTTTCCAGGTAGCGGATCGATCCCAGGGAGCTGATGCTTACTATTTTTCCGCCGCCATTTTTCTCCATCAGCTTTGCAGCTTCCTGTCCGCAGAAAAGCAGAGCTTTGCTGTTAATATTCATTGTCCAGTCCCAATGGGATTCTTCCAGTTCCATTGCCGGGCGCAGTACACCGGATGCTGCATTGTTTACAAACACATCCAGCCTTCCAAATTCACGCTCAATCTCCTGGAATAGCCCTTTAATTTTTTCTACGTCACCTACGTTTGCTTTTACAACCAGGACTTTTCTTCCCAGTGCCTCAATTTCGGCTGCTGTTTCATTTGCAGCCGATTTGCTGCGTGCGTAATTGATGACAATGTCATAGCCTTCTTTGGCAAGCCTGATGGCCGTTGCCTTTCCAATTCCTCTGCTGCTTCCTGTTATCAGTGCTACTTTTTGTGTCATGATTCAGTTTCCTTTCTGTTATGTATTCCTGTTCCAAACTGTTTTAGGGATTGTTATAACGGGAATTTAAAAATTAAGCTGTTCTCTCTAGTTTGGTGCAAGTGTCCTCCGCTCTAACCAACTCTGCATGTTAAACTTTGTTTGAATTTAACAGCACCAAAATTTTAAAAAACAGCCTAAATAAAACCCCTTACCGATTTCATTTTAGCTTTTTCCATGTATATATGGCAATTCGAATTAAAACACTATTTGTAATCCAAATAAGGAAAGGAAGATGGCAATTGTTTGTCGGACGTGATATGACAGAGCTCTCTATGATGTCAAAATCAGACTGGAAGGACAGTGAGCTTGCTTTTTACCATCATTCATTTCAGCAGATCATGCCTTATTTAAATGCTGAGGGCCAAACCATCCATAGGGAAATCATCGAAGAAATAGAAAACCGCGGCGGCTTGAAAAGACAGGAAGCTGATTATACGCATGGAACCCGGGTAAGCTACGATTAATCATATAGAAAAAGGGGGCACGCCTCCTTTTTCTATCCTCTGCTATCCAAATATTGCTTCCATATTTTCTGGTGGGAAACCGGAAAAGGAAATTCTTTAATTTCTTCAAGGCTGACTAATTTCAAATCATTTTTTTCTTCTTCAAGTATTATTATTTTTCCTTTATACACATTTATGTTCCATGTTAGATGGGAAAAAACGTGTTCAATCTGACCAGTCATTTCTTGTATTTCCACTTCGGCGCCAAATTGTGTGCTGAACACATCTTTCATCTGCTCTTTGTCGCTTACATAAGCAATATTGATTTCTGCCATCGGAAATTCCCAGAGATTAGCAAGAAGGCCTTTTTCAGGCCTTTTGTGTATCAAAATTCTTTCGTGATCATCTATGAGGACAGCTGCTGCTAACTGGACATTTCTTTGCTTCTTTGTTTTAGTTTTTACGGGCAGCTCATGCTGCGTCCCCTCATAAAAAGCAGTACAATGTTCTCTCACCGGGCATAATAAGCATGAAGGTGACGTTGGTGTACAAATTAATGCGCCAAGCTCCATAAGGGCCTGATTGAAATGGGACGGATTTTTATGTGAAATTAATTTTCGGACGGAAGACTCAAAGATCTTCCTGGAAGAAGGCTTGGCGATATCATCCCAGATAGAGAGGATACGCGAAAGGACCCGCATGACATTGCCATCCACAGCTGGTTCCGGTATTCCGTAAGCAATACTGAGAATTGCTCCTGCTGTATAAGGCCCTACTCCTTTTAATGTAGAAATTTCTTTTGGTGTATCTGGAACTCTTCCGCCATATTTTTCATGGACTTCCCGGACGGCCGCCTGAAGGTTTCTTGCTCTTGAATAATAGCCCAAACCCTCCCAGGCTTTTAATACCTTTTCTTCGTCTGCTTCAGATAGATCCTTTACAGTCGGAAACTGTTCAATAAAGCGATGAAAATAAGGAATTACGGTATCCACCCGCGTCTGCTGAAGCATAATCTCGGAAACCCAAACCTTGTAAGGATCCTGGTCCTTTCTCCATGGCAAATCCCTTTGCTCAGCTTCAAACCACCTGAGCAAATCATCTTGAAAACCATTTATATCAACTGATTCAATCGTATTTTGATTAACTTCTTTCAATTTTTAATCCTCCTGATGTTAAACAATCGGAAAATATGGGAATATATTAGTACAGTCGCTTCTTTAATCCTTAGTTCTTGATGATTGAACATTATTCATCAACTCCTTTAAAGGTACCCATATTCAGCTGTTAATACAAGAAATTTGCTGGTACACTAAAAAAGCGGCATCATGTCCGCTATAGATTAAATCAAACACAAGAATCATGTCCCAAGGAAGGAGGTATTTTCCTCTTGGATACCGGCACACATGTAGTTATGGGGCTGGCGATTGGCGGCATTGCCACTCTTGACCCCGTTGTTGCTGAAAGTTCTGCTACAGCAACAAGTGTCATGATTGGAGCCATAGTCGGTTCACAAATACCAGATATAGATACTGTTTTAAAACTAAGAAATAATGCCGTTTATATTCGCAATCACAGGGGAATTACCCACTCCATACCGGCTGTGCTGCTTTGGCCTCTTGCCATACTTGCAGTTGTTTACCCATTTTTTCCAACAGCAGATTTGCTTCATTTATGGCTGTGGACTTTTTTGGCTGTTTTCCTGCATGTTTTTGTAGACATATTTAATGCTTATGGAACTCAGGCACTTCGGCCCTTTTCTTCCAAATGGGTAGCTTTGGGAATCATTAACACATTTGACCCATTTATTTTTGGGATCCATGTCGCAGGATTATTTATCTGGGCCTTCGGGGCTCATCCTGGTTATACATTTTTAATTATCTATGGCATTATTGTCGTGTATTATCTTCTTCGATTCGCAGCTCAGAGAAGTGTGCTGAGAGCTGTAAAAGTAATTATACCGGATGCCACAGAAATCATCATTGCCCCAACTATGAAATTCAATCAATGGCGAGTTGCCGTGATGAGCAAGCAGCAATTTTTCGTTGGGCGTGCTGTTAAAAACCATGTGAGGATTCTCGATCAATTTAACCGCGTTCCTGTTCCTGAAACACCTGTAATTGAAGCCGCGAAGAAAGACAAAAATCTTTCAGCATTCCTATCCTTCTCACCTGTTTACCGCTGGGAAGTGGATGAATATGATGATTATTATGAAGTTCGATTCATTGACCTCCGCTACCGGAGCAATGGACATTATCCATTTGTAGCCGTGGTCCAGCTCGATCGGGAGTTTAACATTCAATCATCCTATACAGGCTGGATTTTCAGTGAGGAAAAACTTCGAAAAAAACTGGATATCATTCCTGGCTAATGAAAACAGGCTGCTAAATAGGCAGCCTGTTTTCAATTCAGCGCATTTTTGTCCTGTTCGAGTAAATGTTTGTATTTAGGATTATTGGCAACAAATTCATGGAGCCTGCTTCCGTGGTTTTCTACCCATTGCCTTACGATTCTTTCTGTCATTTCAGCACCTTTATATTCTCTGCCAGCCTTGGCATAAGTTGCTTCAAAATCTTCCCATAGCAGTTCAATCCATGTCTGGGCCTGGCTTGCTGAAAGCATTTTGTTTTTTTCCAATAAAAGCTCATAAAGCTTTTGCTGGTACTCATTCATAAAAGTCACCTCATTACCATTTATTAATAACCAGTATCCATCATAGCCTTTCGAAAAAAACAAATAATAGTATTACGTGATTGGCTAATATGCCGTTCACGCTCTTATTCCGGTTTAGGAGGCTGCTTATGCGCAATAAAGCGAGAAATTTCCCAAATCAAAACAATATAAAATTGGAAGGGGAGCCGCGGGCTAAAGCAGAATATGCTTCACGCCGGGCTGATGGCACAATTAATACGCACCCTCAGGAACGAATGAGAGCTTCATCAAACCGCGAAAGTGACACACCAGAATTTTAAAATACAAGGAGGGCTTGGTTATGGGAAACAGCAAAAACTTTTTTGGGGATAACCCTTATTCCAGTCCATTTACTTCACCGCACTTTAGGCCTAAACGTGCACATTCACAAGTAAATGGTGAGACCCAGCAAACTCAAGACCTCATTATTTTAAAACGGCAGATTCGCAAAAATTCATAAAGTGAGTTAGACTGCACTAAAATCAGAAAGAGGATGGTTTACATCATCCTCTTTTTTCCAGTTTTTTCAGCATGGAGATCGGCAAAGCTTCTTCACCTTTGCTTCCATTTAGCCGGAATCCCCAGGCAAACACGCCATTCATATATTCAATTTTAAAGTAAACTCCTGGATCTCCATCGATTTCATAAATTTCACCAGGGGAAAAATCATCAGGATTGAGCAGGTAGGATTTCGCCATTATTACTTTGCGCTCAAGTACGGCAAACTCATTTACCATACCCATCTGTTCCGCTTTCCTTGCTTTTTCATTTAAGCTGGCAATTTCTTGCTGAAGCTCATACGTAGTCATTGTACTGTACCTTTTCTCCTGCATATTAACCCCTCTTACTTTCTCTAGATAATCGTATATTGCTTTGGTTAATTCTTGAAATTTCTGTTTAGTCTTTTAATGTGCCCGTTGATTTCCGGTTCGACATACCTAAGTATATGAGAAAATGCCTGTTTAGAAAAGGGTCCTGCCTTTTGTTTTGATGCTATTTCACAAGTATTGAACTTTTTTGTTAAAATGGTGTTTAAAAGACCTTCAAAGGAGGGAAACATATGAAGTCCGTCATCATTACCGGCGCGGGGTCCGGATTAGGCAAAGAGCTTGCTTTATTATTTGCCAGACAAGGATTCCATATTATTTTAACAGGAAGGACTTTGGACAAACTGCAAAGTGTGGAAAAGGAGATTCTTGAAGCTGGCGGAAGCGCTCAATCCTTTACATTAGATATTGCAAAACTCCAGGAGATCAGCAGCTTGATGACGCAAATCCAAAGCCATGAACTTTACGGCTTAATTAACAATGCTGGAGTTGGACATTTTGGGCCATTTGAACGTCTTGGAGAGCAGGAAATACAGGAAATGCTTCAAACAAACGTGCTGGGCACTATTTATATGACTCAGGCTGTTCTGCCTTATTTTAAAGAAAAAAACGGCGGCTTGCTGATGAACATCATTTCGACTGCTGGCTTAAAAGGAAAAGTAAATGAATCAGTGTATGCAGCAAGCAAGTTTGCTGTAAGAGGGTTTACAGAGAGCCTTCAGAAAGAACTCGAAGACACGGATATTAAAGTTAAAGCCGTTTATATGGGCGGAATGGATACCTCTTTCTGGGATGAAAGCGACCATATCAAAAACAAATCCAGGCTTCGTTCTCCTGAAGAAGTGGCAGTAATGATTCTGGATAATTTGAATGAAGAGTCCATTGTAATTGAATCTAAAAAATAACACATGGGCTTCCATGTGTTATTCTTCATCACTTAAATATCGATCAATTAAATCAAACGAAAAGCCCTTTCTAAATAAGGTTTGTTTCATTTTTTGCCTGTATTCGAATTCAGGAAGATTGGCATATTTCCTCTTAGCTTTCTCCGCTTGGTACTTTAGGGCAGCCAATTCTTCATCTTCTTCTTTTTCAATCTCCGTTTCAGATATTGCTTCTTGAATGATGTCAAAATTAAAACCTTTACGCATTAACATCTGCTCCAGTTTTTGTTTGAGGATCTTTGATGAATCACGGCCATATTTCTGTGCATGCTTTTCACACAGCCTTATTGCTGTACTTAATTCAGCTTCCCTTGAATACACCTCCAGCGCCTCATCGATTAATTTAGGGGATATCCCTTTCTCCTTTAGTTCAGTGCGGATTAATCCTTTCCCTTTATCTGATGTGTTCATTTGTGTACGCACAAAAGCTTTTGCATATTCTTCATCGTTTAAAAATTTGTAATCATACAATTTGTGAACAACTTCCTGAATAACAGGTTCTTCAACTTCTTTGTCAGCTAAATGTTTGCGGACTTCGGTTTCTGAGCGCATCCTTCTGGATAAATACTGAATAGCCATGTTATAGGATTTCCGGATATCGTCCTGATAGCCAATTTCATTTAGTGAAAATTCATCAAGCTCGATTCCTTTTTTGAGCTGATGTTTTATTAATACATCTTCATCCACACTAAATGCATATTCTTCACCTTTCCCATAATCCATATATATATTGTAGCGGTCTGTGTTTTTTTCTGAAATGTGATTTTCGTAATGATCGGCATTTTCTCCACCTCTTTTCTTAAATGTAACATAATCAAAGCCTCTTTTCGTATAAATTGTTGTTTTCCGCTCCAGGCTGCTCGCTTTCTGCAGGCCGCGGGCAGTGAGTCTCTTCGACAGGGTCTTACCGCCGCAATAAACTCAATAAATAATATACAAAAAGCAACAAACCTTGCGAAAACAGCCTTATCAAAAAAGGATTTTGAAAGAGAACGTCGTAAACTGTAACAAGGTATTTGCACTTGAAAGGGGAATCGCCCATGAGAATAGCCATCGCAGGCGGAACTGGCTTTGTTGGAAACGCCTTGGTGAAAAAATTACTGGAGAAAAAACATGAAATATTTATTCTAACGAGAAATATATCTCATAAGCAGCATTCT
This window of the Cytobacillus pseudoceanisediminis genome carries:
- a CDS encoding ABC transporter ATP-binding protein — its product is MTEVLLEVNQLKKYFPVSGGLFGRKQGDVKAVDDISFFVNKGETLGLVGESGCGKSTTGRMLMRLIEPTEGKVVFEGKDLTALNSAEMRKMRKEMQMVFQDPFASLNPRHTVEQILEEPLIVHGIGNKEERKRRVREMLEVVGLSSYHAKRYPHQFSGGQRQRIGIARALMTKPKLIIADEPVSALDVSIQSQVLNLLEDLQKEFQLTYIFIAHDLGVVKHISDRVGVMYLGRLVEITTSDQLYDKPLHPYTKALLGAVPIPDPTLKKDRELLTGDIPSPQNPPTGCAFHTRCKECMEICKTERPQLKEIEPGHFAACHLYS
- a CDS encoding ABC transporter ATP-binding protein; this encodes MDSIKRYLKFVKPYRLQIIGTIIIGIIKFAIPLLIPLLIKYVIDDIIGNEALSQSDKTSTLLMVMAVMIALFVIARPPIEYYRQYFAQWVASKILYDIRDKLFTHIQKLSFRFYANTRTGEVISRVINDVEQTKTFVVTGLMNLWLDVATILIAVVIMLNMDVTLTIVSLLLFPFYAFSVKYFFGNLRKLTRARSQALAEVQGYLHERVQGMAVVKSFAIEDYEQTQFDAQNKNFLTKAIDHTKWNAKAFAVVNTITDISPLLVIGYSGYQVIQGEISLGVMMAFVAYIDRLYGPLRRLVNSSTTLTQSIASMDRVFELIDEKYDIDDSSDAIQCRNVKGHIQFEEVSFSYNENEPPVLKKINLDVSAGETIALVGMSGGGKSSLVGLIPRFYDVNEGRILLDGTDIRSFKVRSLRDKIGMVLQDNILFSESVKTNILLGKPDANEDEVIEAAKAANAHEFIMNLPEGYDTKVGERGVKLSGGQKQRIAIARIFLKNPPILVLDEATSALDLESEHLIQEALEKLAKDRTTFIVAHRLSTITHADRIILIEHGEISEAGSHEELMKKQGNYYKLFQVQQLEN
- the ntdP gene encoding nucleoside tri-diphosphate phosphatase, producing MAVPIEGEPMQIHSYKHNGHIHRVWEETTVLKGTQNLVIGGNDRTIVTESDGRTWVTREPAICYFHSQHWFNVIGMIREDGVYYYCNISSPFIFDGEALKYIDYDLDIKVYPDMTFNLLDEDEYERHRQEMNYPDVIDSILKSNVDNLIHWIRQRKGPFAPDFIDIWYERYLTYRR
- a CDS encoding YgaB family protein is translated as MENFNSLVSEQMKTMEKLLYLQSELERCQEIEEELKAIQQETELESVQYEIARMKEELKEIHRIFEEQTEEVIRSYQEVNVTV
- a CDS encoding gamma-type small acid-soluble spore protein, with translation MAKQPNQTQAGTNVQEVRQQNAQSAGQGQFGTEFASETNAAEVRQQNQQAEARKGQNAGKQSR
- the fabL gene encoding enoyl-[acyl-carrier-protein] reductase FabL, which codes for MTQKVALITGSSRGIGKATAIRLAKEGYDIVINYARSKSAANETAAEIEALGRKVLVVKANVGDVEKIKGLFQEIEREFGRLDVFVNNAASGVLRPAMELEESHWDWTMNINSKALLFCGQEAAKLMEKNGGGKIVSISSLGSIRYLENYTTVGVSKAALEALTRYLAIELAPKNIVVNAVSGGAVDTEALKHFPNRAELLEEAKTKTPAGRMVEIEDMVNTVMFLISEDSSMIRGQTIIVDGGISLLV
- the mutY gene encoding A/G-specific adenine glycosylase → MKEVNQNTIESVDINGFQDDLLRWFEAEQRDLPWRKDQDPYKVWVSEIMLQQTRVDTVIPYFHRFIEQFPTVKDLSEADEEKVLKAWEGLGYYSRARNLQAAVREVHEKYGGRVPDTPKEISTLKGVGPYTAGAILSIAYGIPEPAVDGNVMRVLSRILSIWDDIAKPSSRKIFESSVRKLISHKNPSHFNQALMELGALICTPTSPSCLLCPVREHCTAFYEGTQHELPVKTKTKKQRNVQLAAAVLIDDHERILIHKRPEKGLLANLWEFPMAEINIAYVSDKEQMKDVFSTQFGAEVEIQEMTGQIEHVFSHLTWNINVYKGKIIILEEEKNDLKLVSLEEIKEFPFPVSHQKIWKQYLDSRG
- a CDS encoding metal-dependent hydrolase; translation: MDTGTHVVMGLAIGGIATLDPVVAESSATATSVMIGAIVGSQIPDIDTVLKLRNNAVYIRNHRGITHSIPAVLLWPLAILAVVYPFFPTADLLHLWLWTFLAVFLHVFVDIFNAYGTQALRPFSSKWVALGIINTFDPFIFGIHVAGLFIWAFGAHPGYTFLIIYGIIVVYYLLRFAAQRSVLRAVKVIIPDATEIIIAPTMKFNQWRVAVMSKQQFFVGRAVKNHVRILDQFNRVPVPETPVIEAAKKDKNLSAFLSFSPVYRWEVDEYDDYYEVRFIDLRYRSNGHYPFVAVVQLDREFNIQSSYTGWIFSEEKLRKKLDIIPG
- a CDS encoding YfhJ family protein — protein: MNEYQQKLYELLLEKNKMLSASQAQTWIELLWEDFEATYAKAGREYKGAEMTERIVRQWVENHGSRLHEFVANNPKYKHLLEQDKNALN
- a CDS encoding small, acid-soluble spore protein K, encoding MRNKARNFPNQNNIKLEGEPRAKAEYASRRADGTINTHPQERMRASSNRESDTPEF
- a CDS encoding YpzG family protein translates to MGNSKNFFGDNPYSSPFTSPHFRPKRAHSQVNGETQQTQDLIILKRQIRKNS
- a CDS encoding YfhH family protein, producing MQEKRYSTMTTYELQQEIASLNEKARKAEQMGMVNEFAVLERKVIMAKSYLLNPDDFSPGEIYEIDGDPGVYFKIEYMNGVFAWGFRLNGSKGEEALPISMLKKLEKRG
- a CDS encoding SDR family NAD(P)-dependent oxidoreductase, coding for MKSVIITGAGSGLGKELALLFARQGFHIILTGRTLDKLQSVEKEILEAGGSAQSFTLDIAKLQEISSLMTQIQSHELYGLINNAGVGHFGPFERLGEQEIQEMLQTNVLGTIYMTQAVLPYFKEKNGGLLMNIISTAGLKGKVNESVYAASKFAVRGFTESLQKELEDTDIKVKAVYMGGMDTSFWDESDHIKNKSRLRSPEEVAVMILDNLNEESIVIESKK